From a single Streptomyces sp. NBC_00377 genomic region:
- a CDS encoding Gfo/Idh/MocA family protein — MTFSLGIVGAGQFSGQFAKLFLAHPGVGDVYVTDLLPERAERLAAEVGLTGTFPSYEAMLESAAVDAVAVFTQRWTHGPLVLQGLAAGKHVYSAVPMAITAEEIAAIIDAVKATGLTYMMGETSQYNPATVHARNQIADGAFGRLFYAEGDYVHDMDLGFYEAYQYSGGENWKATASYPPLLYPTHSVGGVLGAWRTHAVSVSAIGVVDGRGDGVFDKEVSQFGNDFSNATALFEVAGGGSFRTNEFRRVGYPSHIRESRFRFFGTEASMEQLATVALWQDKNGVKDISELLEPKPTLSPDDPSLQHIAPDLRAAFTSGSAPVHDRARLPREFDELHNGHEGSHHFLVDDFVTAVNSRRLPPVNAWVAARYTLPGVIAHESARQGGTRLEIPDFGDAPEA, encoded by the coding sequence ATGACGTTCTCCCTCGGCATCGTCGGTGCCGGACAGTTCTCGGGCCAGTTCGCCAAGCTGTTCCTCGCTCACCCCGGCGTCGGTGACGTGTACGTCACCGACCTGCTGCCCGAACGTGCCGAGCGGCTCGCCGCCGAGGTGGGTCTGACGGGCACGTTCCCCTCGTACGAGGCGATGCTGGAGTCGGCGGCGGTCGACGCGGTCGCCGTCTTCACCCAGCGCTGGACGCACGGCCCCCTGGTCCTCCAGGGTCTCGCGGCCGGCAAGCACGTGTACTCCGCCGTCCCCATGGCGATCACCGCGGAGGAGATAGCGGCGATCATCGACGCCGTCAAGGCGACCGGACTGACGTACATGATGGGCGAGACAAGTCAGTACAACCCGGCGACCGTGCACGCCCGCAACCAGATCGCGGACGGCGCCTTCGGGCGCCTCTTCTACGCCGAGGGCGACTACGTCCACGACATGGACCTGGGCTTCTACGAGGCCTATCAGTACAGCGGCGGCGAGAACTGGAAGGCGACCGCCAGCTATCCCCCGTTGCTGTACCCCACCCACTCGGTGGGCGGCGTCCTGGGCGCCTGGCGGACGCACGCGGTGAGCGTGTCGGCGATCGGCGTCGTCGACGGGCGGGGGGACGGCGTCTTCGACAAGGAGGTCAGCCAGTTCGGCAACGACTTCTCCAACGCCACCGCGCTGTTCGAGGTGGCGGGCGGCGGTTCCTTCCGGACGAACGAGTTCCGGCGGGTGGGATACCCCTCCCATATCCGGGAGTCCCGTTTCCGCTTCTTCGGCACCGAGGCGAGCATGGAACAGCTGGCGACGGTGGCGCTGTGGCAGGACAAGAACGGTGTGAAGGACATCAGCGAGCTGCTCGAACCCAAGCCCACCCTGTCCCCCGACGACCCGTCGCTCCAGCACATCGCGCCCGATCTGCGGGCCGCCTTCACCTCCGGGTCGGCGCCCGTACACGACCGTGCGCGGCTGCCGCGGGAGTTCGACGAACTGCACAACGGGCACGAGGGCAGTCACCACTTCCTGGTGGACGACTTCGTGACCGCCGTGAACAGCCGTAGGCTGCCGCCGGTGAACGCCTGGGTCGCGGCCCGTTACACCCTGCCGGGCGTCATCGCGCACGAGTCCGCGCGGCAGGGCGGGACCAGGCTGGAGATCCCGGACTTCGGGGACGCGCCCGAGGCGTGA
- a CDS encoding L,D-transpeptidase, with translation MGDIRRRGAVVLGLTGLVAPLTLALGAAPAQAASCTTQAGPYQKQVEKFLGRPVDGKQSSTDCKAIQAFQNKHGISPNIGYAGPVTWGVMDLMNKQKAVGNKPNKAGKCPTNKGRIACVNLTLQLSWIQDGSKLVYGPVPVRTGRDGYETRTGLKKIYWRHIDHVSSIYNVPMPYSQFFDGGQAFHSVGLSMWNPPGSHGCVNMTTTTAKKYWSLLKNGDDVFVYGRKPGT, from the coding sequence ATGGGGGACATACGCAGACGAGGGGCCGTCGTGCTCGGGCTCACCGGCCTGGTCGCGCCGTTGACGCTGGCGCTGGGCGCGGCGCCGGCCCAGGCCGCGAGCTGTACGACGCAGGCCGGGCCCTACCAGAAGCAGGTGGAGAAGTTCCTCGGCCGGCCCGTCGACGGCAAGCAGTCGAGCACCGACTGCAAGGCCATCCAGGCCTTCCAGAACAAGCACGGCATCAGCCCGAACATCGGCTACGCCGGGCCCGTCACCTGGGGCGTGATGGACCTGATGAACAAGCAGAAGGCCGTGGGCAACAAGCCCAACAAGGCCGGCAAGTGCCCGACCAACAAGGGCCGCATCGCCTGCGTCAACCTCACCCTCCAGCTCAGCTGGATCCAGGACGGCAGCAAACTGGTCTACGGGCCCGTCCCGGTCCGCACGGGCCGCGACGGGTACGAGACCCGCACCGGTCTGAAGAAGATCTACTGGCGCCACATCGACCACGTGTCGAGCATCTACAACGTGCCCATGCCCTACAGCCAGTTCTTCGACGGCGGTCAGGCCTTCCACTCCGTCGGTCTCAGCATGTGGAACCCGCCGGGTTCGCACGGCTGCGTCAACATGACCACGACGACCGCCAAGAAGTACTGGTCGCTGCTGAAGAACGGCGACGACGTCTTCGTGTACGGCCGTAAGCCGGGCACCTGA
- a CDS encoding pyridoxal phosphate-dependent decarboxylase family protein encodes MHRDLADDLSRLPELLRSARDFAVREMTGLAERPVVRLDAPPGRTALPDDGAGSEGALARFAEHWAPGFSGSAGPRYLGFVTGGATPASVAGDWLTAAYDQNVSGSGGSWAAALERETVAWLRELFGLGEEHSGAFVTGATVSTTVGLAVAREWLGERLGVDVSREGAAALGAVDVLSGSPHSSVAKALSVLGIGRDRLRQVPVLPGGREAVDVVALESALAALDGRAAIVVANAGTVNTVDFDDLRAIAALKERYGFWLHVDAAFGGFAALSPAYAHLVDGLDAADSVCVDLHKWLNVPYDAAVQFTRRRDLQVRVFHNASPYLGLPTGEPDFVHLTPENSRRLRALPAWFSLVAYGRAGHREIVERSVDLAIRLGEGVAALDGLRLLAPVRLNVVCFTLADDPTPARLGALADAVAASGEAFLTPTVYGGVPALRAAFSNWRTSRADVERVLGALTSALPG; translated from the coding sequence ATGCACCGCGATCTCGCCGACGATCTCTCCAGGCTTCCCGAGCTCCTCCGGTCCGCCCGTGACTTCGCCGTCCGTGAAATGACCGGCCTGGCCGAGCGCCCGGTCGTGCGCCTGGACGCGCCGCCCGGCCGGACGGCCCTGCCCGACGACGGGGCGGGGTCCGAGGGCGCTCTCGCTCGGTTCGCCGAGCACTGGGCCCCCGGGTTCTCCGGTTCGGCCGGCCCGCGCTACCTCGGCTTCGTCACCGGTGGCGCGACGCCCGCGTCGGTCGCCGGAGACTGGCTGACCGCCGCCTACGACCAGAACGTCTCCGGGTCCGGGGGCTCCTGGGCGGCGGCGCTCGAGCGGGAGACCGTGGCCTGGCTGCGAGAGCTGTTCGGGCTGGGCGAGGAGCACAGCGGGGCGTTCGTGACCGGCGCCACCGTCTCCACCACCGTCGGCCTCGCCGTCGCCCGTGAGTGGCTCGGCGAACGGCTGGGGGTGGACGTGTCCCGGGAGGGCGCGGCCGCACTGGGAGCCGTGGACGTCCTCTCGGGCAGCCCGCACTCCAGTGTCGCCAAGGCGCTGTCGGTACTGGGCATCGGCCGGGACCGGCTGCGCCAGGTGCCCGTGCTGCCGGGCGGCCGGGAGGCAGTGGACGTCGTCGCCCTCGAATCGGCGCTGGCCGCGCTGGACGGCAGGGCGGCGATCGTGGTGGCCAACGCGGGTACCGTCAACACCGTCGACTTCGACGATCTGCGGGCGATCGCGGCCCTGAAGGAGCGGTACGGCTTCTGGCTGCACGTGGACGCGGCGTTCGGCGGTTTCGCCGCCCTCTCCCCCGCCTACGCGCACCTCGTCGACGGGCTCGACGCGGCCGACTCGGTCTGCGTGGACCTGCACAAGTGGCTCAACGTGCCCTATGACGCGGCCGTGCAGTTCACCCGCCGCCGCGACCTCCAGGTGCGGGTCTTCCACAACGCCTCGCCGTACCTCGGACTGCCCACCGGCGAGCCCGACTTCGTCCACCTCACCCCGGAGAACTCCCGGCGGCTGCGCGCGCTGCCGGCCTGGTTCTCGCTGGTGGCCTACGGGCGGGCCGGGCACCGCGAGATCGTGGAGCGGAGCGTGGACCTCGCGATCCGGCTCGGTGAGGGTGTCGCCGCGCTGGACGGGCTGCGGCTGCTGGCCCCGGTGCGGCTGAACGTCGTCTGCTTCACTCTCGCCGACGACCCGACGCCGGCGCGGCTCGGCGCGCTGGCGGACGCCGTGGCGGCGTCCGGGGAGGCGTTCCTGACGCCGACGGTGTACGGCGGGGTCCCGGCGCTGCGGGCCGCGTTCAGCAACTGGCGCACCTCGCGGGCGGACGTGGAGCGGGTGCTCGGGGCGCTCACTTCGGCACTCCCGGGCTGA
- a CDS encoding SDR family oxidoreductase — MSGPLEGRVALVAGATRGAGRGIAVELGAAGATVYVTGRTTRARRSEYDRPETIEDTADLVSEAGGQGIAVPTDHLDAGQVRALVERVAREQDRLDVLVNDIWGAEHLFAWDTPVWEHDLDNGLRLLRLAVETHAITSHHALPLLLRRPGGLVVEMTDGTTEYNRDTYRVNFFYDLAKTSVLRMAFALAHEIGPRGATALALTPGWMRSELMLEQFGVREDNWRDALDRVPHFAISETPRYVGRAVAALAADPDVARFNGRSLSSGGLAPVYGFTDLDGSRPDAWRYMVEVQDPGKTADTTGYR, encoded by the coding sequence ATGTCCGGTCCGCTGGAAGGCAGGGTCGCCCTGGTCGCCGGGGCGACACGGGGTGCGGGACGCGGGATCGCCGTGGAACTGGGGGCGGCCGGCGCCACCGTCTACGTGACGGGACGCACCACCCGCGCCCGGCGCTCCGAGTACGACCGTCCCGAGACGATCGAGGACACCGCCGACCTGGTCAGCGAGGCGGGCGGCCAGGGGATCGCCGTGCCCACCGACCATCTCGACGCCGGCCAGGTCCGCGCCCTCGTCGAGCGTGTCGCGCGGGAGCAGGACCGCCTCGACGTCCTGGTCAACGACATCTGGGGCGCCGAGCACCTCTTCGCGTGGGACACCCCCGTCTGGGAGCACGACCTGGACAACGGGCTGCGCCTCCTCCGGCTCGCCGTCGAGACCCACGCGATCACCAGCCACCACGCACTGCCGTTGCTGCTGCGCCGGCCCGGCGGACTGGTCGTCGAGATGACCGACGGCACCACCGAGTACAACCGCGACACCTACCGCGTGAACTTCTTCTACGACCTCGCCAAGACCTCCGTCCTGCGCATGGCCTTCGCCCTCGCTCACGAGATCGGGCCGCGCGGCGCCACCGCCCTCGCGCTCACCCCCGGCTGGATGCGGTCGGAGCTGATGCTCGAACAGTTCGGCGTCCGCGAGGACAACTGGCGCGACGCCCTCGACCGCGTGCCCCACTTCGCCATCTCGGAGACACCCCGCTACGTCGGCCGGGCGGTCGCCGCCCTGGCCGCCGACCCCGACGTGGCCCGCTTCAACGGGCGGTCCCTGTCCAGCGGAGGTCTGGCGCCGGTGTACGGCTTCACCGACCTCGACGGCAGCCGCCCCGACGCCTGGCGCTACATGGTCGAGGTGCAGGACCCGGGGAAGACGGCCGACACCACGGGATACCGCTGA
- a CDS encoding MBL fold metallo-hydrolase, translating to MTARIERLVTSGQFSLDGGTWDVDNNVWIIGDDHEAIVIDAAHDADAILAAVGGRRLTAIVCTHAHNDHVSAAPALADATGATIWLHPDDLPLWKLTHPDRDPDAHLADGQVIEAAGTDLTVLHTPGHAPGAVCLHDPGLGVLFTGDTLFQGGPGATGRSYSHFPTIITSIRDRLLALPPETKVLTGHGDSTTIGAEAPHLDEWIARGH from the coding sequence ATGACCGCGCGCATCGAACGCCTCGTCACCTCGGGCCAGTTCAGTCTCGACGGCGGCACCTGGGACGTCGACAACAACGTCTGGATCATCGGCGACGACCACGAGGCGATCGTCATCGACGCCGCGCACGACGCCGATGCCATCCTGGCCGCCGTGGGCGGACGCCGGCTGACGGCCATCGTGTGCACCCACGCCCACAACGACCACGTGTCCGCCGCGCCCGCCCTGGCCGACGCGACCGGCGCCACGATCTGGCTGCACCCCGACGACCTGCCACTGTGGAAGCTCACCCACCCGGACCGCGATCCCGACGCCCACCTGGCCGACGGACAGGTCATCGAGGCGGCCGGCACCGACCTGACCGTGCTGCACACGCCCGGGCACGCACCCGGCGCGGTCTGCCTGCACGACCCCGGGCTCGGCGTGCTCTTCACCGGCGACACCCTCTTCCAGGGAGGACCGGGCGCCACCGGCCGCTCGTACTCCCACTTCCCGACGATCATCACCTCCATCCGGGACCGGCTGCTCGCGCTGCCGCCCGAGACGAAGGTGCTGACCGGTCACGGCGACAGCACGACCATCGGCGCCGAGGCGCCCCACCTGGACGAGTGGATCGCCCGGGGGCACTGA
- a CDS encoding S-(hydroxymethyl)mycothiol dehydrogenase, with translation MPQEVRGVIAPGKNEPVRVETIVIPDPGPGEAVVQVQACGVCHTDLHYKQGGINDEFPFLLGHEAAGVVEAVGEGVTDVAPGDFVILNWRAVCGQCRACLRGRPWYCFDTHNAKQRMTLLDGTELSPALGIGAFAEKTLVAAGQCTKVDASVSAAVAGLLGCGVMAGIGAAINTGNVGRGDTVAVIGCGGVGDAAVAGANLAGAAKIIAVDIDDRKLAKARTMGATHTVNSKETDPVEAIRELTGGFGADVVIEAVGRPETYKQAFYARDLAGTVVLVGVPTPEMKLELPLLDVFGRGGSLKSSWYGDCLPSRDFPMLIDLHLQGRLDLGAFVSETIGLDEVEKAFERMHGGDVLRSVVVL, from the coding sequence ATGCCGCAGGAAGTGCGTGGAGTGATCGCGCCGGGGAAGAACGAGCCGGTGCGGGTGGAGACCATCGTGATCCCCGACCCCGGCCCCGGTGAGGCCGTGGTCCAGGTGCAGGCCTGCGGGGTCTGCCACACCGACCTGCACTACAAGCAGGGCGGGATCAACGACGAGTTCCCCTTCCTGCTCGGTCATGAGGCGGCGGGTGTCGTGGAGGCGGTCGGCGAGGGCGTCACGGACGTCGCACCCGGCGACTTCGTGATCCTGAACTGGCGCGCTGTGTGCGGTCAGTGCCGGGCCTGTCTGCGGGGCCGGCCGTGGTACTGCTTCGACACGCACAACGCGAAGCAGCGGATGACCCTGCTCGACGGCACCGAGCTGTCCCCGGCGCTGGGCATCGGCGCGTTCGCGGAGAAGACGCTGGTGGCGGCCGGGCAGTGCACGAAGGTCGACGCGTCGGTGTCGGCCGCGGTGGCCGGGCTGCTGGGCTGCGGTGTGATGGCCGGGATCGGGGCGGCGATCAACACGGGCAACGTCGGCCGTGGTGACACCGTCGCCGTCATCGGCTGCGGCGGAGTGGGGGACGCGGCGGTGGCCGGGGCGAACCTGGCGGGCGCGGCGAAGATCATCGCGGTCGACATCGACGACCGGAAGCTGGCGAAGGCCCGCACCATGGGGGCCACCCACACGGTCAACTCCAAGGAGACCGACCCGGTCGAGGCGATCCGTGAGCTGACCGGCGGCTTCGGCGCCGACGTCGTCATCGAGGCGGTCGGCCGCCCCGAGACCTACAAGCAGGCCTTCTACGCCCGCGACCTCGCCGGCACGGTCGTCCTCGTCGGCGTCCCCACCCCGGAGATGAAGCTCGAACTGCCGCTGCTCGACGTCTTCGGGCGCGGCGGCTCGCTGAAGTCCTCCTGGTACGGCGACTGCCTTCCCTCCCGCGACTTCCCCATGCTGATCGACCTGCATTTGCAGGGCCGCCTGGACCTGGGGGCGTTCGTGAGCGAGACCATCGGACTCGACGAGGTGGAGAAGGCGTTCGAGCGGATGCACGGCGGCGACGTGCTGCGCTCGGTGGTGGTGCTGTGA
- a CDS encoding ABC transporter ATP-binding protein — translation MTIAETAGDRPPWRLLLDYVRPHRRSLLAGAALSLVTGATGLLLPLVARKLIDDLGHDRSISGALFALTALVVANSAVGALGSYVLRRTAESVVLGARRALSSYLLRLRITAVDRSEPGDLMARMTSDTTLLREVTIDSLVGLGTGGLTLAATVVMMGLVDPVLLGVTLAVILCAGTVLGVIVPRINRASRRAQDAVGVMGASLERVLGALRTVKASGAEHREEATLHAAAEESWRQSVRAAKWSAAAGNTAGLAMQTAFITVLAVGGARVATGAIQIGTLVAFLLYVFYLMSPIQQVVGAITQYQTGSAALSRIQEALRLPAEPASRPERLPPPAAEPAALDFADVRFRYADDLPYVHHGVTFSVPARGMTAFVGPSGAGKTTVFSLIERFYDPESGTIALDGRDVADWELSRLRSAIGYVEQDAPVLSGSLRDNLLLGNASADDDAVRGVLKTTRLEDLVERLPQGLDTLVGHRGTKLSGGERQRVAIARALLRRPRLLLLDEATSQLDAVNEAALRDTVTDVARTTTVLVVAHRLSTVTTADRIVVMDAGRVRAVGTHRELVAGDPLYAELAATQFLATVE, via the coding sequence GTGACCATCGCAGAGACAGCCGGCGACCGGCCCCCTTGGCGGCTGTTGCTCGATTACGTACGGCCACACCGCCGGTCCCTGCTGGCGGGTGCGGCGCTGTCGCTCGTCACAGGCGCCACCGGACTGCTGCTACCGCTGGTGGCACGGAAGTTGATCGACGACCTGGGTCACGACCGTTCGATATCGGGGGCGTTGTTCGCCCTGACCGCCCTGGTGGTCGCCAACTCCGCGGTGGGCGCGCTGGGTTCGTATGTGCTGCGGCGCACCGCCGAGTCGGTGGTGCTCGGTGCGCGGCGGGCGCTGTCCTCGTATCTGCTGCGGCTGCGGATCACCGCCGTCGACCGGAGCGAGCCCGGCGATCTGATGGCCCGCATGACCTCCGACACGACCCTGCTGCGCGAGGTCACCATCGACTCGCTGGTGGGCCTCGGCACCGGCGGGCTCACCCTGGCCGCCACGGTCGTGATGATGGGCCTGGTCGACCCGGTGCTGCTGGGCGTCACACTGGCCGTGATCCTCTGCGCGGGGACCGTCCTCGGCGTGATCGTGCCGCGGATCAACCGGGCGAGCCGCCGGGCGCAGGACGCGGTGGGGGTGATGGGCGCCTCGCTGGAGCGGGTACTCGGGGCGCTGCGCACGGTGAAGGCGTCGGGCGCCGAGCACCGTGAGGAGGCGACGCTGCACGCGGCGGCCGAGGAGTCCTGGCGGCAGAGCGTGCGCGCCGCCAAGTGGTCGGCTGCCGCGGGGAACACGGCCGGTCTGGCGATGCAGACGGCCTTCATCACCGTCCTCGCGGTGGGCGGGGCCCGGGTCGCGACGGGCGCGATCCAGATAGGCACGCTGGTGGCGTTCCTGCTGTACGTCTTCTATCTGATGTCGCCGATCCAGCAGGTGGTCGGCGCGATCACCCAGTACCAGACGGGTTCGGCGGCCCTCAGCCGTATCCAGGAGGCGCTGCGGCTGCCCGCCGAGCCGGCGTCCCGGCCGGAACGGCTGCCCCCGCCCGCCGCCGAACCGGCCGCGCTGGACTTCGCCGACGTCCGCTTCCGGTACGCCGACGATCTGCCGTACGTCCACCACGGGGTGACGTTCTCCGTGCCGGCCCGGGGCATGACGGCGTTCGTCGGACCCTCGGGTGCGGGCAAGACGACTGTGTTCTCGCTCATCGAGCGGTTCTACGACCCCGAGTCCGGCACCATCGCGCTCGACGGCCGCGATGTGGCGGACTGGGAGCTGTCCCGGCTGCGCTCCGCCATCGGCTACGTCGAGCAGGACGCCCCCGTGCTGTCGGGCTCGCTGCGCGACAACCTGCTGCTGGGCAACGCGTCGGCGGACGACGACGCGGTACGGGGCGTGCTGAAGACGACCCGGCTGGAGGACCTGGTCGAAAGGCTGCCGCAGGGGCTGGACACCCTCGTCGGACATCGCGGGACCAAGCTGTCCGGCGGCGAGCGGCAGCGGGTGGCCATCGCCCGTGCGCTGCTGCGCCGGCCGAGGCTTCTCCTGCTCGACGAGGCGACCTCCCAGCTGGACGCGGTGAACGAGGCGGCGCTGCGGGACACGGTCACCGACGTGGCCCGGACCACGACGGTCCTCGTCGTCGCGCACCGGTTGTCGACGGTGACGACGGCCGACCGGATCGTCGTCATGGACGCGGGCCGGGTCCGCGCGGTGGGTACGCACCGTGAACTCGTGGCGGGCGACCCGCTCTACGCCGAACTGGCGGCCACCCAGTTCCTCGCGACGGTCGAGTGA
- a CDS encoding nuclear transport factor 2 family protein, whose translation MGTAAGSAFDTETLRRGIEGQAASTLLSLYADDAEIHVIDHNTQPSRPKVLHGRDEIGRMLDDVYSRDMTHKLEECIVQGDRAAFSESCRYADGVRVLAESMITLRDGKIVEQTMIQAWDE comes from the coding sequence ATGGGCACCGCCGCAGGCTCCGCCTTCGACACCGAGACCCTGCGCAGAGGCATAGAGGGACAGGCCGCGTCGACGTTGCTGTCGCTCTACGCCGATGACGCGGAGATACACGTCATCGACCACAACACCCAGCCGAGCCGGCCCAAGGTGCTGCACGGCCGGGACGAGATCGGCCGGATGCTCGACGACGTCTACAGCCGGGACATGACGCACAAGCTGGAGGAGTGCATCGTCCAGGGCGACCGCGCCGCCTTCAGCGAGTCCTGCCGGTACGCGGACGGCGTGCGCGTTCTCGCCGAGTCGATGATCACGCTGCGGGACGGCAAGATCGTCGAGCAGACGATGATCCAGGCATGGGACGAGTAG
- a CDS encoding RICIN domain-containing protein: MFPPHSARTVRGRRSVAARLLALLLTVTAALLFAQPGTAQAATSRQIAVPTAPMGWASWNSFAAKIDYGVIKRQVDALVAAGLPAAGYDHINIDEGWWQGTRDSAGNITVDESEWPGGMSAIADYIHSKGLKAGIYTDAGKDGCGYYFPTGRPAAPGSGSEGHYDQDMLQFSQWGFDFVKVDWCGGDAEGLDAATAYTAISGAVGKATAATGRPLTLSICNWGYQNTWNWAPGLAPMFRTSTDIVYYGNKPSMTNLLSNFDQGLHATAQHTGYYNDPDMLMVGMDGFTAAQNRTHMNLWAVSGAPLLAGNDLTTMTTETANILKNPEVVAVDQDARGLQGVKVAEDTSGAQVYGKVLAGSGKRAVVLLNRTASAQNITVRWSDLGLTGASATVRDLWARADVGSYATGYTASVPAGGSVMLTVTGGTEASGSTYTGTSSFSGVAAGNTGLKVVDVAYTNTASTARTATLKVNGQTATTVSFPPTGSAQGTITLQVALSKGSANTLAFTGAPALADITVKPLAGANGALVVGKQSGRCLDLFNSTITNGTQAELWDCNGGSNQAWTYTSRKELVVYGNKCLDAYNLGTTNGTKVVIWDCNGQNNQKWNVNADGTITNVNAGLCLDANGAGTANRTPIVLWSCGTADNQKWTLT; this comes from the coding sequence CAGATCCGTCGCCGCACGGCTGCTCGCCCTGCTGCTGACGGTGACCGCCGCCCTGCTGTTCGCCCAGCCCGGCACGGCCCAGGCCGCGACCTCGCGCCAGATCGCCGTGCCCACCGCCCCGATGGGCTGGGCCTCCTGGAACAGCTTCGCTGCGAAGATCGACTACGGCGTCATCAAGCGGCAGGTCGACGCCCTCGTCGCGGCGGGCCTGCCGGCGGCCGGGTACGACCACATCAACATCGACGAGGGCTGGTGGCAGGGCACCCGCGACAGCGCGGGCAACATCACCGTCGACGAGTCCGAGTGGCCCGGCGGCATGAGCGCCATCGCCGACTACATCCACAGCAAGGGTCTCAAGGCAGGCATCTACACGGACGCCGGCAAGGACGGCTGCGGCTACTACTTCCCGACCGGCCGCCCCGCCGCACCGGGCAGCGGCAGCGAGGGCCACTACGACCAGGACATGCTCCAGTTCTCGCAGTGGGGCTTCGACTTCGTGAAGGTCGACTGGTGCGGCGGTGACGCCGAGGGCCTCGACGCGGCGACCGCGTACACCGCGATCAGCGGCGCCGTCGGCAAGGCGACGGCCGCCACCGGCCGCCCGCTCACCCTGTCCATCTGCAACTGGGGCTACCAGAACACCTGGAACTGGGCCCCCGGCCTCGCCCCGATGTTCCGCACCAGCACCGACATCGTCTACTACGGCAACAAGCCGTCGATGACGAACCTGCTGTCCAACTTCGACCAGGGACTGCACGCCACCGCCCAGCACACCGGCTACTACAACGACCCGGACATGCTGATGGTCGGCATGGACGGCTTCACCGCCGCGCAGAACCGCACCCACATGAACCTGTGGGCGGTCTCGGGCGCCCCGCTGCTCGCCGGCAACGACCTCACCACGATGACCACGGAGACGGCGAACATCCTCAAGAACCCCGAGGTCGTCGCCGTCGACCAGGACGCGCGCGGCCTCCAGGGCGTCAAGGTCGCCGAGGACACCAGCGGAGCGCAGGTCTACGGCAAGGTCCTCGCCGGCAGCGGCAAGCGCGCCGTGGTCCTGCTCAACCGCACAGCCTCCGCCCAGAACATCACCGTCCGCTGGTCCGACCTGGGCCTGACCGGCGCCTCCGCCACTGTGCGCGACCTCTGGGCCCGTGCCGACGTCGGCTCGTACGCCACGGGCTACACCGCGAGCGTCCCGGCGGGCGGTTCGGTCATGCTGACCGTCACCGGCGGCACCGAGGCATCGGGCAGCACCTACACCGGCACGTCGAGCTTCTCCGGCGTGGCCGCCGGGAACACCGGCCTGAAGGTCGTCGACGTCGCCTACACCAACACGGCGTCCACCGCCCGTACCGCGACCCTGAAGGTCAACGGCCAGACCGCGACCACGGTCTCCTTCCCGCCGACGGGTTCGGCGCAGGGCACGATCACCCTCCAGGTGGCCCTGTCCAAGGGCTCGGCCAACACGCTCGCCTTCACAGGAGCCCCGGCCCTCGCCGACATCACGGTCAAGCCCCTCGCCGGAGCGAACGGCGCCCTCGTCGTCGGCAAGCAGTCCGGCCGCTGCCTGGACCTGTTCAACAGCACGATCACCAACGGCACCCAGGCCGAGCTGTGGGACTGCAACGGCGGCTCCAACCAGGCCTGGACGTACACCTCCCGCAAGGAACTCGTGGTGTACGGGAACAAGTGCCTGGACGCCTACAACCTCGGGACCACGAACGGCACCAAGGTCGTCATCTGGGACTGCAACGGCCAGAACAACCAGAAGTGGAACGTGAACGCCGACGGCACGATCACCAACGTCAACGCGGGGCTGTGTCTCGACGCCAACGGGGCGGGGACGGCCAACCGCACCCCGATCGTGCTCTGGTCCTGCGGCACCGCCGACAACCAGAAGTGGACCCTGACCTGA